CTGGCATCTGGGGGCGGACGGGAACTGGACCCGGCACTCCGTCGACGCGGACGGCCAGCCGCTCAGGCACGTACAGGAAATGCTCATTGACGCCCGGAGGCGCCGGCGTGCAGCACCATGAAGCAGACACCGCCGGCTCGGTCGGTACCGCCCGGCCTGCCGGGCCCTCCCCCGCGAACGACGCCTTCGAGGCGACCGCGGGGCAGGTGCTCGCCGGGTATCTGAACACCCGGTGCGGGGACTTCCTGCGCAGCCTGCGGCTGTACGGGGAGAGCGGTTCGGACACGGCCGCTGCCGAGGAGGCGGCGTCGGCGCTGCGCTGCTCGGCGCGGCGGATCGGGGGCAGCCTGCACACGTTCCGGGTACTGCTGGACCCGGCGTGGGCGGACCAGCTCCGGACGGAACTGGGCTGGCTGTCCGGCACTCTCGCGCAGGAGTACGCGTGCACGGACCGGCTGCACCGGCTGGTGTCGGCGCTGGCGCGGTTGTCGGGGGCGGGGCCTGCGGGAGCGGCGGTGCCGAAGGCCCGTAGCAACGGCGAGGGTGCAGAGGGCGGCAAGGCCGGTCCGGGCCCGGAGAGCGGCGCCGACCCGGGCTCGGGCGCCACGGCGGCTCCGGGCGCGCTGACCGTGGGGGCCTCGCGCGCCGGGGCGTTGCTGGAACGGCAGTTGACCCTCGCGCGTACGCGGGCGCACTCCGCGGCCCTTCAGGCGCTGGGCTCGTCGCGCTTCCACGCGGTGGCCGACGCCGTCGCCGTACTGGCCTCCGAGGTGCCGCTGGCACCGGTCGCCGGGGCGCCCGCCGCGGAGATCCTCGCGGCGCCGCAGAGCGCGGCCGAACGAAGACTCCTCGACGCGGTGTCCGTGCTGCCGCTGGCCCGCGCCGCGCATCCGTACAACGCGGAGGCCCTGATCCACGGCCTCTCCACGCCCTCGGACGGCGAGACCCAGGACGCGCCGTGGCACCAGGTGCGGCTGCTGCTCAGACTGCACCGGTACGCACAGGAGATCCGCCACGTGGGCGGCGCCCCGGACCCCGTGCTCGCCGACGCGGGCCGTGCCCTGGACCGGCACCGCGACGCGGCCGAGGCCGCCGCCGCGGCGGCGAACGCGGCCCGTACGCCGCGGATCGCCCCCGCGACGGCGTACGCGCTCGGCGTGCTGCACGCGGACCAGCGCCACGAGGTGGAGGCGGCGCGCTACGAATTCCTCCAGATCTGGCAGCGGAGGGCGGCGACCGCCCTATGAGCGAGAGGGCCGACACCAGGGCGGGAACCATCTTGGCCGCGGGCTGCGTGCTGTGGCGGAAGTCGCCGTACCGCGCGGACGGCACGGAGATCTGCCTGGTCCACCGGCCGAAGTACGACGACTGGTCGCACCCGAAGGGCAAGCTGAAGCACGCGGAGGACGCCCTCGCCGGCGCGCTGCGCGAGGTCCTGGAGGAGACGGGCCACCACTGCGCCCCGGGCGCCCGGCTCGGCACCGTCAGCTATCTGGCCAACGGCCGCCCCAAGCAGGTCATCTACTGGGCGGCCGAGGCGACGGACGGTGCCTTCGCGGCGAACGACGAGGTGGACCGCATTCTCTGGCTCCCGCCGCCCACGGCCCGCGACCGCCTGACCCAGCCCCGCGACCGCCTGCTGGTGGACGCGCTGCTGGCGGCTCTGCCGGCGAAAGGCGCGCCGAAGGGGTGAGGGGCGTCGCCTGAAGCGGCCAGGAACACGCCCTGGCCGCAGCCGAGTTCGTGCTCGGTGGGGATGCTCCGGGGCATCCCCGGGACGGTCGAAGTTTCCCCGTTCGTCCCGTTCGCCGTTCCGGGTCTGGCACGATGCCGCCATGACTGACCTCGATGCGCGGGCCGCGGCGTTACGGCTGTCGGTCGATGTGCCGGACGACGCCGTTGGCCGTGACCAACTCGGCTCGCTGTACGCGTGGTTGCGTGAGGTGGACGCACTGCGGGGAGTCGTCGCACTGCGTGGCGCGCCGCCGGTGGCCGGGACCATGGGGGCCGCACTCGATGTGATCACCGTCGCTGTCGGCTCCGGTGGCGCCGCCGGTGTTCTCGCGCGGTCCGTCGTGTCGTGGCTCATCCAGGGACGGCGCTCGGACGTCAAGGTCACCGTCACCACCGAGAACGGCCGGAGCGTGGAGATCGATGTGCGGGGCGCCCGGGATCCGGAGGCGCTGATGCGGCAAGTGGCCGACATGGCCCGGCGGCCGGCGGGCTCGGATGACTGATCTCTGGTATCCGGACGGCGACTCGTCGCGTGTCCTGCTGGTCGGGGCGGCCGACTACGCCTCCGACGAGCTGCCCGGGATCCCCGCCGTTCACGGCAATCTCGCTTCTCTGCGGACCGTGCTGGCCGAGTCGCCTCGTGCTCTGCTGCCTCCCAAGCACTGCCGCGTTCTGGGAGGCCGGGGCGACCGTAAACCGGTGACGCCGGTCTCCGTCGGCGCGGCTCTCGCTTCCGCGGCGCGCGAGGCGACCGATCTGCTGCTGGTCTACTACTCGGGCCACGGGCTCCTCGATGACGGAGGGCGTCTTCATCTGGCCCTGGAGGACACCGATCCCGACCCCGAGACCGTCGCGTTCAGCGCGGTTCCCGTGCAGCAGGTGCTGCGTCTGGTGGGGCGGGCCAGGGCTCGGGCGCGCGTGCTCGTTCTGGACTGCTGCTATTCGGGGCGCGCGGTGGCGGCCATGGCGACCCGAACGGGCATCGTGGCCGACCAGTTGGAGCGCTCGGGGACGTACACCCTCACCTCCACCACGCAGACCGAGCTCTCCTTCGCGCCGCCCGGTGACCCGCACACCGCTTTCACCGGCGCGCTGTTGCGTGCCCTTGAAGGGCCGCGTGTCCTGACGCTGGACGAGATCTACCACTTCGTCGACGACGACCTCAACGGGCGGTCCCTGCCGAGGCCCCAGCGGCGCGCCGTGAACGCGGCCGGCGATCTGGCACTCGTCGAGGCGCCTGTCCGGGCGGCGCCGACGATGGTGCCGGTCCGTCGGTCCGTGTCGGCGGCGGGGCGGGAGACGACCTCGGGGGCCCCGCATGACGGGGGCGATGTCGTGTTCACCCGGCCTCCGGAGACGCGTGAGGAGCGGCGCCAGATTGCCCGTTTCTGCTTGTGGGCCG
The nucleotide sequence above comes from Streptomyces sp. NBC_01716. Encoded proteins:
- a CDS encoding CHAD domain-containing protein, with the protein product MTPGGAGVQHHEADTAGSVGTARPAGPSPANDAFEATAGQVLAGYLNTRCGDFLRSLRLYGESGSDTAAAEEAASALRCSARRIGGSLHTFRVLLDPAWADQLRTELGWLSGTLAQEYACTDRLHRLVSALARLSGAGPAGAAVPKARSNGEGAEGGKAGPGPESGADPGSGATAAPGALTVGASRAGALLERQLTLARTRAHSAALQALGSSRFHAVADAVAVLASEVPLAPVAGAPAAEILAAPQSAAERRLLDAVSVLPLARAAHPYNAEALIHGLSTPSDGETQDAPWHQVRLLLRLHRYAQEIRHVGGAPDPVLADAGRALDRHRDAAEAAAAAANAARTPRIAPATAYALGVLHADQRHEVEAARYEFLQIWQRRAATAL
- a CDS encoding effector-associated constant component EACC1 translates to MTDLDARAAALRLSVDVPDDAVGRDQLGSLYAWLREVDALRGVVALRGAPPVAGTMGAALDVITVAVGSGGAAGVLARSVVSWLIQGRRSDVKVTVTTENGRSVEIDVRGARDPEALMRQVADMARRPAGSDD
- a CDS encoding caspase family protein, yielding MTDLWYPDGDSSRVLLVGAADYASDELPGIPAVHGNLASLRTVLAESPRALLPPKHCRVLGGRGDRKPVTPVSVGAALASAAREATDLLLVYYSGHGLLDDGGRLHLALEDTDPDPETVAFSAVPVQQVLRLVGRARARARVLVLDCCYSGRAVAAMATRTGIVADQLERSGTYTLTSTTQTELSFAPPGDPHTAFTGALLRALEGPRVLTLDEIYHFVDDDLNGRSLPRPQRRAVNAAGDLALVEAPVRAAPTMVPVRRSVSAAGRETTSGAPHDGGDVVFTRPPETREERRQIARFCLWAALVLAVATCVLWVAYGASKAMWTAAALPSCAVVFAVREKAGGTLVLDGGGVSVRGNPSAPDLDMHIPWADIQYMGLLHEVEAATANETTERHTNVILVRLQPDCTLQPPRLKGDTIGRLGYHSLGRLKDYRADPVLLREAVMRFRPDIYRTNNELLDLDLRLSQTI
- a CDS encoding NUDIX hydrolase, producing MSERADTRAGTILAAGCVLWRKSPYRADGTEICLVHRPKYDDWSHPKGKLKHAEDALAGALREVLEETGHHCAPGARLGTVSYLANGRPKQVIYWAAEATDGAFAANDEVDRILWLPPPTARDRLTQPRDRLLVDALLAALPAKGAPKG